The following proteins are co-located in the Candidatus Cloacimonas sp. genome:
- a CDS encoding aminotransferase class III-fold pyridoxal phosphate-dependent enzyme, which yields MSERLKLDRSMSLFEEAKQLVPGGVAGIRRPYNFVPGEYPIFFEQGKGGRVIDVDGNEYIDFLCAYGPIIIGYREDEIDEAVINQIKNRGFCFSLTQEWQNTLVKKLRELIPCCDMAALVKTGSDATTIAIRVARGWTGKTKIARCGYHGWHDWCVEVKGGIPPKLYEDIYEFHYNDLESLEAILKANKDDMAGIIITPVGHPNGAEVQMPKPGYLEAVRELANQYHCLLIFDEIRSGFRCSLGGAQKLFGVTPDLSTIGKAMANGYAIAALVGKEEYMQVMADKVFLSSTFFPNSDGIVAAIKTIEILERDHILDVIAEKGRKFGAEVEKVVAESGVPVNFTGAPWMPYITFKKDETGLYKQLRTEYYTQLIRRNVFMQPYHHGYICYRHTDEDLAYTVEAIRESLAEVKKML from the coding sequence AGGCAAAGCAACTTGTTCCCGGTGGCGTTGCCGGGATAAGAAGACCCTACAATTTTGTTCCGGGTGAGTATCCCATTTTTTTTGAACAAGGCAAAGGTGGCAGAGTTATTGATGTTGACGGTAACGAATACATTGATTTTCTTTGTGCTTACGGACCTATTATCATTGGTTATCGGGAAGACGAAATTGATGAAGCAGTTATCAATCAGATTAAGAACAGGGGTTTTTGTTTTTCTCTCACTCAGGAATGGCAAAACACTTTGGTAAAAAAGCTGAGAGAACTGATACCCTGTTGCGATATGGCTGCTTTGGTAAAAACAGGTAGTGATGCCACAACAATTGCCATTCGTGTAGCCCGGGGTTGGACAGGTAAAACCAAGATTGCGCGTTGTGGGTATCATGGCTGGCACGATTGGTGTGTAGAAGTGAAAGGGGGAATTCCTCCCAAACTCTATGAAGATATTTATGAATTTCATTATAACGATTTGGAATCCCTGGAAGCAATTCTGAAAGCTAATAAAGATGATATGGCAGGGATAATTATAACCCCCGTAGGTCATCCTAATGGAGCAGAAGTTCAAATGCCGAAACCAGGTTATTTGGAAGCAGTGCGGGAACTGGCAAATCAATATCATTGTTTGCTGATTTTTGATGAAATCCGCAGCGGGTTCAGATGCAGTTTGGGGGGTGCGCAGAAATTGTTTGGAGTAACACCTGATTTATCCACTATCGGAAAGGCAATGGCAAATGGTTATGCTATTGCTGCTCTGGTAGGCAAGGAAGAATATATGCAAGTGATGGCAGATAAAGTATTTCTTTCCTCAACCTTTTTCCCTAATAGCGATGGAATTGTAGCTGCTATCAAAACAATTGAAATTTTGGAAAGAGACCATATTTTGGATGTAATAGCCGAAAAAGGAAGAAAGTTTGGAGCGGAAGTTGAGAAGGTAGTGGCAGAATCAGGTGTGCCGGTTAATTTTACAGGGGCACCCTGGATGCCTTATATAACCTTTAAAAAAGATGAGACAGGGCTTTATAAACAGCTGCGGACAGAATATTACACTCAGTTAATTCGGCGTAATGTTTTTATGCAACCATATCATCATGGTTATATTTGTTATCGGCATACGGATGAGGATTTGGCATAT